In a single window of the Micromonospora inositola genome:
- a CDS encoding LacI family DNA-binding transcriptional regulator, with translation MVDVAREADVGLKTVSRVVNGESGVSPEMVDRVLLAVAKLGFRRNAMARDLRAGRSTASVGLVIEDLGNPFYSSVARGVEQLTHDRDLVLMTASSEEDPERERALVLELCQRRVEGMIIVPTALDHSFLQAEIEMGLQVVFLDRPATGLIADTVLVDNRGGAIAATDYLLDRGHQRIAVLGHEAKVWTMRERLAGFRSALARAGVPYPEDLVCLGPLTPADAAAATAQLLDGGDPPTAFFACNNRMTVGVLAELQRRGGAADVSGFDDIETAGLFAQPLALVSYDAAEAGRRAAQLLLERLDGRRTPQQVVIPTTLVRYGSETAGRRAPAAGAGSRTRATRASTRARSGSGAGG, from the coding sequence ATGGTGGACGTCGCCAGGGAGGCGGACGTCGGTCTCAAGACCGTCTCGCGGGTGGTCAACGGCGAATCGGGTGTAAGTCCCGAGATGGTCGACCGAGTCCTCCTCGCCGTCGCCAAGCTGGGCTTCCGCCGTAACGCGATGGCTCGTGACCTGCGCGCGGGTCGATCCACTGCGAGCGTGGGGCTTGTCATCGAGGATCTTGGCAACCCGTTCTACAGCTCGGTCGCCCGCGGCGTCGAGCAGCTGACACACGACCGGGATCTCGTGCTCATGACGGCCAGCAGCGAGGAGGATCCTGAGCGGGAGCGCGCGCTCGTGCTCGAGCTGTGTCAACGACGAGTCGAAGGCATGATCATCGTGCCGACGGCCCTTGACCACAGCTTCCTCCAGGCCGAGATCGAGATGGGCTTGCAAGTCGTCTTCCTCGACCGACCGGCGACCGGCCTCATCGCGGACACCGTGTTGGTGGACAACCGCGGCGGCGCCATCGCCGCCACGGACTACCTGCTCGATCGCGGCCACCAAAGGATCGCCGTGCTAGGCCACGAGGCGAAAGTCTGGACGATGCGCGAGCGCCTCGCCGGCTTCCGTTCGGCGCTGGCACGCGCGGGCGTCCCGTACCCCGAGGACCTGGTCTGCCTCGGCCCGCTCACTCCGGCGGACGCCGCCGCCGCGACAGCTCAGCTGTTGGACGGTGGCGACCCGCCGACCGCATTCTTCGCCTGCAACAACCGAATGACCGTGGGTGTGCTCGCCGAGCTGCAGCGTCGCGGCGGCGCGGCGGATGTCTCGGGGTTCGATGACATCGAGACGGCGGGCCTGTTCGCGCAACCGCTCGCGCTGGTCTCGTACGACGCCGCCGAGGCGGGCCGGCGGGCGGCCCAACTGCTGCTCGAACGCCTCGATGGCCGGCGCACTCCGCAGCAGGTCGTCATCCCCACGACGCTCGTGCGCTACGGGTCAGAGACGGCCGGCCGGCGCGCACCCGCCGCGGGCGCCGGCTCGCGCACACGCGCCACAAGGGCCAGCACGAGAGCCCGCTCGGGCTCCGGTGCCGGTGGCTAG
- a CDS encoding carbohydrate ABC transporter permease: MGPKRWRSSAGSAVRALILVVLFGASLYPIVFVVTSSLKTKSAFATNYFLPDRHVHLDNYRAAAGEVLPSVWNSVLVSTATVALVLACGVPAAYAFAWRRFRGQQLIYTVAICTMMVPAVLTFVPMFVLVRDLGLIDTQWALVLPYTAGTIGLSVFLLRAFFRAVPQELVEAAKLDGSGDLRVLWHVVLPLSLPTLATLVTLNVLWTWNQFLWPLVTISSEEQRPVPVALAFLTGDRYNVDYPQLMAGYVISALPLVVVLAITMRAFIRGMLSGALKA, translated from the coding sequence ATGGGTCCGAAGCGGTGGCGGTCGAGCGCCGGCAGCGCCGTGCGGGCACTCATCCTCGTCGTGTTGTTCGGGGCATCGCTCTACCCGATCGTCTTCGTCGTAACTTCTTCTCTGAAGACGAAGTCGGCGTTCGCCACCAACTACTTCCTGCCCGATCGTCACGTGCACCTCGACAACTACCGTGCTGCGGCGGGTGAGGTGCTGCCCTCGGTCTGGAACTCGGTGCTGGTCAGCACGGCCACCGTCGCGCTCGTTCTGGCCTGTGGCGTGCCGGCGGCGTACGCGTTTGCCTGGCGTCGCTTCCGCGGCCAACAGCTCATCTACACCGTCGCCATCTGCACGATGATGGTGCCGGCCGTGCTCACCTTCGTGCCGATGTTCGTGCTCGTCCGCGATCTCGGGCTCATCGACACGCAGTGGGCCCTGGTGCTGCCGTACACCGCGGGAACCATTGGTCTGTCGGTCTTTCTGCTGCGCGCGTTCTTTCGCGCTGTTCCCCAGGAGCTGGTCGAGGCGGCGAAGCTCGACGGCTCCGGCGACCTGCGCGTGCTCTGGCACGTTGTGCTGCCGCTGAGTCTTCCGACACTGGCCACCCTCGTCACGCTCAACGTGCTGTGGACGTGGAACCAGTTCCTGTGGCCGCTGGTGACGATCAGCTCCGAGGAGCAGCGTCCCGTGCCTGTGGCGCTCGCGTTCCTCACCGGCGATCGGTACAACGTGGACTACCCCCAGCTGATGGCCGGCTACGTGATCTCCGCCCTGCCGCTGGTCGTCGTACTGGCAATCACGATGCGAGCGTTCATCCGGGGCATGCTCTCCGGTGCGCTCAAGGCGTAG
- a CDS encoding carbohydrate ABC transporter permease — MAVLGVFVLYPFGQAIYRSFTEWNGANIDEFVGLANYRTMFTEDPLFWRSIRNGGLLTVTFVAQSVLVPLGTAWLIHHLRSDRVQYWLRILLLVPAVVPTVVGFLVWSQFLQPDGLVNRLLGVVGLDSLGHNWLGDTEVVLFALILVGFPWLNGANTLIYLAGLLTIPHDLYEAARMDGAGRWRTFWSVELPLLRGQTRLLVILSVILGLQNYDNVFLLTQGGPADASVVPGLLLYNNAFRYGQYGYAAAIGVVLFVVIFVLTVLGPARPWRKEH; from the coding sequence GTGGCCGTGCTTGGCGTCTTCGTCCTCTACCCGTTCGGCCAGGCCATCTACCGCTCGTTCACGGAGTGGAACGGCGCGAACATCGACGAGTTCGTCGGCCTGGCCAACTACCGGACGATGTTCACCGAAGACCCGCTGTTCTGGCGATCCATCCGCAACGGCGGGCTGCTCACCGTAACGTTCGTCGCGCAGTCGGTGCTGGTGCCGCTGGGCACGGCCTGGCTGATCCACCACCTGCGCAGCGACCGGGTCCAGTACTGGCTGCGCATCCTGCTGCTCGTCCCGGCGGTCGTACCCACGGTCGTCGGTTTCCTGGTGTGGAGCCAGTTCCTGCAGCCGGACGGGTTGGTCAACCGGCTTCTCGGCGTGGTCGGGCTCGACTCGCTCGGCCACAATTGGCTAGGCGACACAGAGGTCGTCCTATTCGCGCTGATCCTGGTGGGCTTCCCCTGGCTCAACGGCGCGAACACCCTGATCTACCTGGCGGGCCTGCTGACCATCCCGCACGACCTCTACGAGGCGGCTCGCATGGACGGCGCCGGCCGCTGGCGGACCTTTTGGTCCGTTGAGCTGCCGCTGCTACGCGGGCAGACTCGGCTACTCGTCATCCTCTCGGTCATCCTCGGCCTGCAGAACTACGACAACGTTTTCCTGCTCACTCAGGGCGGCCCGGCCGACGCCAGCGTGGTACCGGGCCTGCTGCTCTACAACAACGCCTTCCGTTACGGGCAGTACGGCTACGCCGCCGCGATCGGTGTCGTGCTCTTCGTGGTCATCTTCGTCCTCACGGTGCTCGGGCCGGCTCGGCCCTGGCGAAAGGAGCACTGA
- a CDS encoding aldose 1-epimerase encodes MRQLDVVERRGWEIVRLGSDLLSAEVLPGKGGDVLSLQSLGTATELLWQSPWGLRARGAVTTSEHDVARLIEAYPGGWQTVFPNGGDAVTEHGVAWGMHGEAWLTPFDWTPVDGADGGCGVELRARLVRSPFDIVKRVVLDGARLSVTETITNVGGEPIEAMWSQHPAFGAPLIGPDTLIETTAGTFVVDDRRDTPSGDLALGVRATWPHVPGRGGGNVDLTRIPAPDAGVDRMGYLTDFTCGHAAIRNPGLGLAVELDWDAATLPHAWYWLEAGGGAGFPWYRSAYVLAIEPATSFPGQGIAAVRANTGTQVVFAPGETRTASVTVTVRELA; translated from the coding sequence GTGAGACAGCTCGACGTCGTGGAACGGCGCGGGTGGGAGATCGTCCGGCTCGGCTCCGATCTGCTGTCCGCCGAGGTCCTGCCCGGCAAGGGGGGCGATGTCCTGTCACTGCAGTCGCTTGGCACGGCAACCGAGTTGCTGTGGCAGTCGCCATGGGGGCTGCGCGCTCGCGGCGCCGTCACCACGAGCGAGCACGACGTGGCCCGACTGATCGAGGCGTACCCGGGCGGCTGGCAAACCGTCTTCCCCAACGGCGGCGACGCGGTCACCGAACACGGCGTCGCCTGGGGCATGCACGGCGAGGCTTGGCTGACACCGTTCGACTGGACGCCCGTGGACGGCGCCGATGGCGGCTGCGGCGTCGAGCTGCGCGCCCGGCTCGTACGCAGTCCATTCGACATCGTCAAGCGGGTCGTCCTGGACGGCGCCCGGCTCAGCGTCACCGAAACCATCACGAACGTCGGCGGCGAACCCATTGAGGCGATGTGGAGCCAGCACCCTGCCTTCGGGGCGCCGCTGATCGGGCCGGACACGCTCATCGAGACGACCGCCGGCACGTTCGTTGTCGATGACCGGCGCGACACGCCGAGCGGCGACCTCGCGCTCGGCGTCCGCGCCACATGGCCGCACGTCCCCGGCCGGGGCGGCGGGAACGTTGACCTGACCCGCATCCCGGCACCCGACGCAGGCGTCGACCGGATGGGCTACCTCACCGACTTCACCTGCGGTCACGCGGCGATCCGCAACCCGGGCCTGGGCCTGGCCGTCGAGCTGGACTGGGACGCGGCGACCCTGCCGCACGCGTGGTACTGGCTGGAGGCGGGTGGCGGCGCGGGATTCCCGTGGTATCGCAGCGCCTACGTGTTGGCGATCGAGCCGGCAACGAGCTTCCCCGGCCAGGGCATCGCAGCCGTACGGGCCAACACGGGCACCCAGGTCGTCTTCGCTCCCGGTGAGACGCGGACCGCGTCCGTCACCGTCACCGTGCGGGAGCTGGCGTGA
- a CDS encoding family 43 glycosylhydrolase, which translates to MIAAVVLATVGYAGQASASDSPYPATISALYDRNEAFLKVDKQWVMGEPFNMHFISTVTIGGQIWAYYIKNKPDGTFATALATSTDGVNWTDHGIVLNTGPSGSWDDRIASFPGVAYVNGTFYLVYEGAGFNSANPGDIGLATSSDGVTFTKVGRILTHNPSGWESANIGTPNLWYENGTWHLYYHGYDGTDVRVGFASGTSLTSLSKSGSNPVLSTGPGGSWDAGTIGKRDIVKEGAYYYMVYEGSTDAPFETAQWSSGLARAPSPSGPWAKYRQNPVLAPESGFGNDGPAFLSLGGERWVYYRSIGQFGSVTRRAKVSNETNGGWGLMFETESMPYHQVGRPDGDGWSANTSDGLGFLAYGPYNNNVVPDWNTGVVKLAIDNVTAGNDLVATIDVYDATAGQIIATRQIFRHDFQQANHYEFMIVPFAWEGRAGHTFEIRTFTHGTAYLRQDRQGTD; encoded by the coding sequence GTGATCGCCGCCGTGGTCCTCGCCACGGTCGGATACGCCGGCCAGGCAAGCGCTAGCGACAGCCCGTACCCTGCGACCATCTCCGCACTGTACGACCGGAATGAGGCGTTCCTGAAGGTCGACAAGCAGTGGGTAATGGGCGAACCGTTCAACATGCACTTCATCTCCACGGTCACTATCGGCGGACAGATCTGGGCGTACTACATCAAGAACAAGCCCGACGGCACGTTCGCAACCGCCCTCGCGACGTCCACCGACGGTGTCAACTGGACCGACCACGGCATCGTGCTCAACACCGGGCCGTCCGGCTCCTGGGACGACCGGATCGCGAGCTTCCCTGGCGTGGCGTACGTGAATGGCACGTTCTACCTCGTGTACGAGGGAGCTGGCTTCAACTCCGCCAACCCGGGTGACATCGGCCTGGCAACGTCGAGCGACGGGGTCACCTTCACGAAGGTCGGACGGATCCTCACGCACAACCCGTCTGGGTGGGAGTCGGCGAACATCGGTACGCCGAACCTGTGGTACGAGAACGGTACCTGGCACCTCTACTACCACGGGTACGACGGCACGGACGTGCGCGTCGGCTTCGCCAGCGGAACGAGCCTCACCTCGCTCTCGAAGAGTGGCAGCAACCCGGTGCTGAGCACTGGCCCGGGCGGTTCGTGGGACGCCGGCACGATCGGCAAACGGGACATAGTCAAGGAGGGCGCGTACTACTACATGGTCTACGAGGGCAGCACTGACGCCCCCTTTGAGACCGCGCAGTGGTCGAGCGGGCTCGCCCGGGCACCGAGCCCGTCCGGCCCTTGGGCGAAGTACCGGCAGAACCCGGTGCTCGCTCCAGAGAGCGGGTTCGGTAACGACGGGCCCGCATTCCTCAGCCTCGGCGGGGAGCGGTGGGTGTACTACCGCAGTATCGGCCAGTTCGGCAGCGTAACCCGTCGCGCCAAGGTCTCCAACGAGACCAACGGCGGGTGGGGGCTGATGTTCGAAACCGAGTCGATGCCGTACCACCAGGTGGGTCGCCCCGACGGGGACGGCTGGTCGGCGAACACGTCCGACGGGCTGGGGTTTCTCGCGTACGGGCCGTACAACAACAACGTGGTGCCCGACTGGAACACCGGCGTGGTCAAGCTCGCGATCGACAACGTCACGGCCGGCAACGACCTCGTGGCGACGATCGACGTATACGACGCGACGGCGGGCCAGATCATCGCCACGCGGCAGATCTTCCGGCACGACTTTCAACAGGCCAACCACTATGAGTTCATGATCGTGCCGTTCGCGTGGGAGGGCCGCGCGGGCCATACGTTCGAGATCCGGACGTTCACGCACGGCACCGCGTACCTGCGGCAGGACCGCCAAGGCACCGACTAG
- a CDS encoding glycoside hydrolase family 38 N-terminal domain-containing protein, whose translation MSIRLWQIGDPAAGPRQFADHWYAGTDARPSPYSPVDRPDPVERGPIFEIGRSDASTHWPAVQPGPLDAGHGWRPADATIRFDAPAGSEELWHDLHLHALASHGPCPDLIVTVNGRRGLVLLDPVRDDRAHAPMPPSPISGPIDRVVPLRPGLIRAGRNEIILTTHCLEEVEPDLTKTRPHLPHLGVWFGSALSWRGLSLAAGTTPAEPTLRLCPTSLYVERDGDLFELVDLDLTSPHGFAAGTAALRVGSHERSSPVEGVDFGDTRIRFAVPARSDTDTHTETEIDAHATLDLDGRRVELPRAPFRPARRWTLHLIPHVHLDVGYTDNQAKVIELHNRNIDRVTGILRRTPDYAFTVDGSMILETFLRSRTEAPTTAALEAIRAGQVGVNAFYALFLAGVASLEECYRAAYLAAQLGRDLGLPIRTANLTDVPSYPQAIPSIVAALGLTGFFGIANHTRGGNPDSDTLHLLSPVRWRGPDGAEVVAYFSDSYSQLRFMCADPPSLAGMSASLPRYAARYDRPDYAPHDLPIVGTHADNEDVADGYADLVGRWNARYAYPRLRFSTIADYLDAIRPLADRLPVLEGDGGSYWEDGIGTQAAAIARYRRAQALMPAAEAMSALVAAADPTVRPDVSTLDEGWRRLLLGCEHTWTAAHATIRPHSPDVIDQRDWKIGQIDEGLRIATDEARRAMSQLAELVPTEGPALVVANPASFARNVEIEVELAADERVETLDGTALPAIRLGSAPGVVRVRTGPLPGFGYATYAVRRHTAPSREVTARPVPSSLDTPRYRVAFDPDTGRPTSLWHHRLDRELLDPTHGWALGDVLHVTGGGTASGRGLGDEATSLNDIDPALPPPQLTVNAAAMRAEGARRLPWGWEISAVGAAPSLPVVRTTLRLHDDTDRIDLTVTLVKEAELAKESVYVAFPFAVPDPIVRYDRQQGWVDPVRDHQPGACNEWFTAQDAVTVAGPDLCVAWASADAPLFTLGDIVRGRWPRIATPSGMVLSWVMNNYWWTNTPASQDGTVILRYAFTPLSTYDPVAAWRLGRDLRAPVLTNLVTWLDKGASTPRRPAAGTLLDAALPSNVDASVFAGRRANGVVVRLRELAGTAATASVRHPHTGPGAVAMRCTATEEPVESLPVRADGTVVVTLRPYEVVTVALKEPA comes from the coding sequence GTGAGTATTCGACTGTGGCAGATCGGCGACCCGGCTGCCGGCCCGCGTCAGTTCGCCGACCACTGGTACGCCGGCACCGACGCGCGGCCGTCGCCGTACTCGCCGGTGGACAGACCGGACCCGGTCGAGCGAGGTCCCATTTTCGAGATCGGCCGCAGCGACGCCTCGACGCACTGGCCGGCGGTCCAGCCGGGCCCACTTGACGCCGGGCACGGCTGGCGGCCCGCGGACGCGACGATCCGGTTCGACGCTCCGGCCGGCTCGGAGGAGCTCTGGCATGACCTGCACCTGCATGCGCTGGCCAGCCACGGCCCCTGTCCGGATCTCATCGTCACGGTCAACGGCCGGCGCGGTCTGGTGCTGCTCGACCCGGTACGCGACGACCGGGCCCACGCGCCGATGCCGCCGTCGCCGATTTCGGGGCCGATCGACCGGGTCGTCCCGCTGCGGCCTGGGCTCATCCGGGCCGGCCGGAACGAGATCATCCTGACCACGCACTGCCTGGAGGAGGTCGAGCCCGACCTCACGAAGACGCGGCCGCACCTGCCGCATCTGGGCGTGTGGTTCGGCAGCGCACTGTCCTGGCGGGGACTCTCGCTCGCCGCCGGCACCACACCTGCTGAACCGACGTTGCGGCTTTGCCCCACCTCGCTGTACGTCGAACGCGACGGCGACCTCTTCGAGCTGGTCGACCTGGACCTGACATCCCCGCACGGGTTCGCCGCGGGCACCGCCGCCCTGCGGGTCGGCTCCCACGAGCGGTCATCCCCTGTGGAGGGCGTCGACTTCGGCGACACCCGGATCAGGTTCGCGGTGCCCGCCCGCTCGGACACCGACACCCACACCGAGACCGAGATCGATGCCCACGCTACGCTCGACCTTGACGGCCGCCGGGTCGAGCTGCCCCGGGCGCCGTTCCGCCCCGCACGGCGCTGGACGCTGCATCTGATCCCTCACGTGCACCTGGACGTCGGCTACACCGACAACCAGGCGAAGGTCATCGAGCTGCACAACCGCAACATCGATCGGGTGACCGGCATCCTGCGCCGCACACCCGACTATGCGTTCACGGTCGACGGCAGCATGATCCTGGAGACCTTCCTGCGGTCCCGTACCGAGGCGCCCACAACCGCGGCACTCGAGGCGATCCGCGCAGGTCAGGTCGGCGTCAACGCGTTCTACGCCCTGTTCCTCGCCGGCGTGGCGAGCCTCGAGGAGTGTTACCGGGCGGCCTACCTCGCCGCCCAGCTCGGCCGTGACCTGGGCCTTCCGATACGCACGGCCAACCTCACCGACGTACCGTCGTACCCGCAGGCGATCCCGTCGATCGTCGCCGCACTGGGGCTGACCGGCTTTTTCGGCATCGCCAACCACACCCGCGGCGGGAACCCGGATAGCGACACCCTGCACCTGCTCTCGCCGGTTCGCTGGCGCGGCCCGGACGGCGCCGAGGTGGTCGCGTACTTCTCCGACTCGTACTCGCAACTGCGCTTCATGTGCGCGGACCCGCCGTCGCTCGCGGGCATGTCCGCGTCGCTCCCGCGCTACGCGGCCCGCTACGACCGACCCGACTATGCCCCGCACGACCTGCCGATCGTCGGCACGCACGCTGACAACGAGGACGTGGCCGACGGTTACGCCGATCTGGTCGGGCGATGGAATGCCCGGTACGCCTATCCCCGACTGCGCTTCAGCACCATCGCCGACTACCTCGATGCCATTCGCCCGCTCGCAGACCGGCTGCCGGTGCTCGAGGGCGACGGCGGCAGCTACTGGGAGGACGGCATCGGCACGCAGGCCGCTGCGATCGCCCGCTATCGCCGCGCGCAAGCCCTCATGCCTGCGGCCGAGGCAATGTCCGCGCTGGTCGCGGCGGCAGATCCGACGGTACGCCCAGACGTGTCCACCCTCGACGAGGGCTGGCGCCGGTTGCTGCTCGGCTGCGAGCACACCTGGACCGCGGCCCATGCGACCATCCGCCCGCACTCGCCCGACGTGATCGACCAGCGCGACTGGAAGATCGGCCAGATTGACGAAGGGCTGCGCATCGCGACCGACGAGGCCCGGCGAGCAATGTCCCAACTGGCCGAGCTCGTGCCGACGGAGGGCCCGGCGCTGGTGGTCGCGAACCCGGCCAGCTTCGCGCGGAACGTTGAGATCGAGGTGGAGTTGGCCGCCGACGAGCGCGTCGAGACGCTCGATGGCACCGCGCTACCCGCGATCCGGCTCGGCTCTGCGCCCGGGGTCGTCCGGGTGCGCACCGGCCCGCTGCCCGGCTTCGGTTATGCGACGTACGCCGTGCGTCGTCACACTGCGCCATCCCGTGAGGTTACGGCCCGCCCCGTGCCGTCCTCTCTGGATACACCGCGCTACCGGGTCGCATTCGACCCGGACACCGGCCGGCCGACCAGTCTGTGGCATCACCGACTAGACCGGGAGCTGCTCGACCCGACCCATGGCTGGGCGCTCGGCGACGTGCTACACGTGACCGGTGGCGGCACCGCCAGCGGGCGTGGGCTGGGCGACGAAGCTACCTCCCTCAACGACATCGACCCGGCACTGCCCCCACCACAGCTGACGGTCAACGCGGCGGCGATGCGGGCCGAGGGCGCCCGCCGTCTGCCCTGGGGCTGGGAGATCAGCGCGGTCGGCGCTGCACCGAGCCTGCCCGTGGTGCGTACGACGCTGCGACTGCACGACGACACCGACCGCATTGACCTCACCGTCACCCTGGTCAAGGAGGCCGAGCTGGCGAAGGAGTCGGTGTACGTCGCGTTCCCGTTCGCCGTGCCCGACCCGATCGTGCGGTACGACCGGCAGCAGGGCTGGGTCGACCCCGTCCGCGATCACCAGCCCGGCGCGTGCAATGAATGGTTCACGGCCCAGGACGCCGTCACCGTCGCCGGCCCAGACCTCTGCGTGGCCTGGGCAAGCGCCGACGCGCCGCTGTTCACCCTCGGCGACATCGTGCGCGGTCGCTGGCCACGCATTGCCACCCCGAGCGGCATGGTTCTGTCCTGGGTCATGAACAACTACTGGTGGACAAATACCCCGGCCAGCCAGGACGGCACAGTCATCCTGCGATACGCGTTCACCCCGCTGTCCACGTACGACCCGGTTGCCGCCTGGCGACTGGGCCGCGACCTGCGCGCGCCGGTGTTGACCAACCTGGTCACGTGGCTGGACAAGGGCGCTAGCACACCACGACGGCCCGCCGCCGGCACCCTTCTCGACGCCGCCCTGCCATCCAACGTGGACGCCTCGGTCTTCGCCGGCCGCCGGGCGAACGGCGTCGTGGTCCGGCTCCGCGAACTCGCCGGTACCGCCGCCACCGCGTCGGTCCGGCACCCGCACACCGGCCCGGGAGCCGTCGCGATGCGATGCACCGCGACCGAAGAACCGGTCGAGTCGCTGCCCGTCCGTGCGGACGGCACCGTAGTCGTCACCCTGCGCCCGTACGAAGTCGTCACCGTCGCGCTGAAGGAGCCGGCGTGA
- a CDS encoding ABC transporter substrate-binding protein, giving the protein MRGYTRRLAAAGMAASLFMLTTACGSDDGDKAAGNLSGDLRVLAFDGTSNWKAQLEAAAKDYEAKHAGVDIKIEMAPYDGYKDALETRLVSRTAADLVLVEPPMVQGLGGRGLATDLTGALGKANSYGGTGTWRDGFRPGSVESTMDSGKAVMVPWSAVWVGLAYNKKAYEKAGITTPPATWQDWIAANDKLKASGQAPLYTAIKNDDAQTWWLLTTMLQALYRPKSEQINLRHADGWKYDHAKAASVAGESYTPDELYVAFRKGVIDPAKSAEYRRAVELMLQLKPHLNPNALAAKGAEVEDKFVSGASVQDLTGTFAIPGILTKIGGLATDKQFEIGATNFPSITPTDFPGLTAGGTNPLAGTRNGWMIPAATKQSALAVDFLQFITSPDQASRMWATKGDSGTTAGDPAEIVGVQYPDSFTKVDTTAKFAEIPLYGFGMPPTFDTKDFDEFIAQWQSLWSGKASIDQFLSQRSKSNLDALERNLKVSAAQVDQGFIKRELG; this is encoded by the coding sequence TTGCGCGGATACACCCGACGACTGGCGGCCGCAGGCATGGCTGCCAGCCTCTTCATGCTGACGACTGCCTGCGGCAGCGACGACGGTGACAAGGCGGCCGGCAATCTCTCCGGCGACCTGCGGGTGCTCGCCTTCGATGGCACGTCCAACTGGAAGGCGCAGCTCGAGGCTGCGGCCAAGGACTACGAGGCCAAGCACGCTGGCGTCGACATCAAGATCGAGATGGCGCCGTACGACGGTTACAAGGACGCCCTCGAGACCCGGCTCGTCTCCCGCACCGCAGCCGACCTCGTCCTGGTCGAGCCACCGATGGTGCAGGGGCTCGGCGGGCGCGGATTAGCGACCGACCTGACCGGTGCGCTCGGCAAGGCGAATTCGTACGGCGGCACCGGCACCTGGCGTGACGGCTTCCGCCCGGGTTCGGTGGAGTCGACGATGGATAGTGGCAAGGCCGTCATGGTGCCGTGGTCCGCGGTTTGGGTCGGCCTCGCTTACAACAAGAAGGCATACGAGAAGGCCGGCATCACCACGCCGCCGGCCACCTGGCAGGACTGGATCGCGGCGAACGACAAACTCAAAGCGAGCGGCCAGGCGCCCCTCTACACCGCCATCAAGAACGACGACGCCCAGACGTGGTGGCTGCTGACCACCATGCTGCAGGCGCTCTACCGGCCCAAGAGCGAGCAGATCAACCTGCGGCACGCCGACGGGTGGAAGTACGACCATGCGAAAGCCGCCTCGGTGGCGGGCGAGTCGTACACCCCGGACGAGCTGTACGTCGCCTTCCGCAAGGGTGTCATCGACCCGGCCAAGTCGGCGGAGTACCGCCGCGCGGTGGAGCTGATGCTGCAGCTCAAGCCGCACCTCAACCCCAATGCGCTCGCCGCCAAGGGCGCGGAGGTCGAGGACAAGTTCGTCTCCGGCGCCAGCGTGCAGGACCTCACCGGCACCTTCGCGATTCCGGGCATCCTGACGAAGATCGGTGGGCTGGCGACGGACAAGCAGTTCGAGATCGGGGCGACCAACTTCCCCTCGATCACTCCGACCGACTTCCCCGGCCTCACCGCAGGTGGCACCAACCCGCTGGCCGGCACGCGCAACGGTTGGATGATCCCGGCGGCCACCAAGCAGAGCGCACTCGCTGTGGACTTCCTGCAGTTCATCACGAGCCCGGACCAGGCGAGCAGGATGTGGGCGACCAAGGGCGACAGCGGGACGACCGCCGGTGACCCGGCCGAGATCGTCGGCGTGCAGTACCCCGACTCGTTCACGAAGGTCGACACGACGGCGAAGTTCGCGGAGATCCCGCTGTACGGATTCGGGATGCCACCCACCTTCGACACAAAGGACTTCGACGAGTTCATTGCCCAGTGGCAGAGTCTGTGGAGCGGCAAGGCGAGCATCGACCAATTCTTGTCGCAGCGGTCCAAGTCCAACCTGGATGCCCTCGAGCGGAACCTCAAGGTGTCCGCTGCCCAGGTAGACCAGGGCTTCATCAAGCGCGAACTCGGATAG